In Rouxiella sp. WC2420, the following proteins share a genomic window:
- a CDS encoding YecA family protein, with amino-acid sequence MSIENTYPNYDSLNQSLKQQSVALTPAEMHGLISGLLCGGNRDGSWLTMVHDLTNEGMAFSHQLADMLQQLRKITADTLEDDSFEFKMLMPSDDTSVFERADALAGWVNHFLLGLGMMQPKLAKVKGEVGEAIDDLRSIGQLGYDDDEDQEMLAQSLEEVVEYVRVASILCFGEFSRSHPTAPENQRTLH; translated from the coding sequence ATGTCTATTGAGAATACCTATCCAAACTATGATTCGCTGAATCAAAGCCTGAAACAGCAGTCCGTAGCCTTGACCCCGGCAGAAATGCACGGGCTTATCAGTGGTTTACTTTGCGGCGGCAACCGTGACGGCAGCTGGCTGACGATGGTGCATGACCTGACCAACGAGGGGATGGCTTTTAGCCACCAGTTGGCCGATATGCTTCAACAATTGCGAAAAATCACCGCCGATACGCTGGAGGACGACAGCTTTGAATTTAAGATGCTGATGCCCTCTGACGATACCAGCGTTTTCGAACGCGCCGATGCGCTGGCTGGCTGGGTCAACCATTTCCTGCTGGGCCTCGGCATGATGCAGCCCAAGCTTGCCAAAGTTAAAGGCGAAGTCGGCGAAGCCATTGATGACCTGCGCAGTATTGGTCAGTTGGGCTACGATGATGACGAAGATCAGGAGATGCTGGCTCAGTCACTGGAAGAGGTCGTCGAATACGTTCGCGTGGCTTCAATCCTTTGCTTTGGCGAATTTAGCCGCAGCCATCCGACGGCACCCGAGAATCAGCGTACCCTGCATTAA
- the pepP gene encoding Xaa-Pro aminopeptidase — MTQQEYEARRQALIAKMAPGSAAIIFAAPEATRNADSEYPYRQSSDFWYLTGFNEPEAALVLVKSDENHNHSVLFNRVRDLTAEIWFGRRLGQDAAPAHLGVSRALPFDDINEQLHLLLNGLDVVYHAQGYYAYADRIVDCAMEKLRKGFRQNLSAPATVTDWRPWVHEMRLIKSPQEIAIMRRAGEITAKGHTRAMQTCRAGLYEYHLEGEIHYEFSRHGSRTPSYNTIVGSGENGCILHYTENECELRNGDLVLIDAGCEYQNYSGDITRTFPVSGKFTPAQRQVYDIVLASEYKALEVFGPGRSIQEATEAAVRVMVEGLVEIGVMKGDVDQLIAEQAHRQFFMHGLSHWLGLDVHDVGNYGTVERSRTLVPGMVLTVEPGLYIAPDADVPEAYRGIGIRIEDDIVITETGIEILTGDVVKEADDIEALMAAARK, encoded by the coding sequence ATTACTCAGCAGGAATACGAGGCTCGTCGTCAGGCACTTATCGCCAAAATGGCCCCCGGCAGCGCGGCAATTATTTTTGCGGCACCGGAGGCAACTCGCAACGCCGACAGCGAATATCCGTATCGTCAAAGTAGCGATTTTTGGTATCTAACCGGTTTCAACGAGCCAGAAGCGGCGCTGGTGCTGGTAAAAAGCGATGAAAATCATAATCACTCGGTGCTATTTAATCGAGTACGTGACTTAACCGCCGAGATCTGGTTTGGTCGTCGCCTCGGTCAGGATGCTGCCCCTGCGCATTTGGGCGTTAGCCGCGCGCTGCCGTTTGATGATATCAACGAGCAGCTGCACCTGCTTTTGAACGGGCTGGACGTGGTTTATCACGCTCAGGGTTATTACGCTTACGCTGACCGTATTGTCGATTGCGCAATGGAAAAACTGCGCAAGGGTTTTCGCCAGAATCTTTCTGCTCCAGCAACTGTCACCGACTGGCGTCCGTGGGTGCATGAGATGCGCCTGATCAAATCTCCGCAGGAAATCGCCATTATGCGCCGCGCTGGTGAAATCACCGCCAAAGGCCATACCCGTGCAATGCAAACCTGCCGAGCCGGTCTGTATGAGTATCATCTTGAGGGCGAAATTCATTATGAATTCAGTCGTCACGGTTCGCGCACGCCGTCTTATAACACTATTGTCGGTAGTGGAGAAAACGGCTGTATTTTGCATTACACCGAAAATGAATGCGAGCTGCGCAATGGCGATCTGGTGCTGATCGACGCCGGCTGCGAGTACCAGAATTATTCCGGTGATATCACTCGCACCTTCCCGGTCAGCGGCAAGTTTACTCCGGCACAGCGTCAGGTTTACGACATCGTGCTGGCCTCCGAATACAAGGCGCTGGAGGTGTTTGGACCGGGCCGCAGCATTCAGGAAGCTACCGAAGCCGCCGTGCGTGTCATGGTTGAGGGATTGGTGGAGATTGGCGTGATGAAAGGTGACGTTGATCAGCTGATTGCCGAGCAGGCCCACCGCCAGTTCTTTATGCACGGTTTATCTCACTGGCTGGGGTTGGACGTCCACGATGTTGGTAATTACGGCACTGTCGAGCGCAGCCGCACGCTGGTGCCGGGCATGGTGCTCACCGTTGAGCCGGGCTTGTACATTGCCCCGGACGCCGACGTGCCGGAAGCCTATCGCGGGATTGGTATCCGTATTGAAGACGACATTGTGATTACTGAAACGGGTATCGAAATCCTGACTGGCGACGTGGTCAAAGAGGCCGACGATATCGAAGCACTGATGGCGGCGGCAAGAAAATAG
- the ubiH gene encoding 2-octaprenyl-6-methoxyphenyl hydroxylase has product MSMIIVGGGMAGATLALAISSLTQGRLLVHLIEATSPEDFTHPGFDARAIALAQGTCQQLSAIGVWSVMANCATPITDIHVSDRGHAGSVNLNAKHYGVEALGQVVELHDAGQRLFSLLSKAPGVHLHCPARVVTVNRRADSASVTLDNGETLEARLLVAADGSNSTLAQACGIRWQRESYQQVGVIANITTSLPHGGRAFERFTEHGPLALLPMSKGRSSLVWCHPIEKQAEVKGWSDEQFLFELQQAFGWRLGKMLQTGARHSYPLQLLTASGHISHRLALVGNAAQTLHPIAGQGFNLGLRDVMTLSETLAEAWQQQQDIGSYQILSRYQQRRQPDQRATVGITDGLVRLFANRYTPLVAGRNLGLMAMERIPPLRDAFTRRTLGWTER; this is encoded by the coding sequence ATGAGCATGATTATTGTAGGGGGGGGCATGGCTGGTGCGACTCTGGCGCTGGCGATTTCTTCGCTGACTCAGGGACGCCTGCTGGTGCACTTGATTGAAGCGACCTCACCGGAAGATTTTACCCATCCCGGCTTTGATGCCCGAGCGATCGCGCTGGCACAGGGCACCTGCCAACAGCTGTCGGCTATTGGCGTCTGGTCGGTTATGGCCAACTGCGCGACGCCGATCACCGATATCCACGTCAGCGATCGCGGTCACGCAGGTTCAGTAAATCTCAATGCCAAACATTATGGCGTCGAGGCGCTGGGGCAGGTCGTTGAGCTGCACGACGCGGGGCAACGCCTGTTTTCTTTGCTCTCGAAGGCACCGGGCGTGCATTTGCATTGTCCGGCTCGCGTGGTGACAGTGAACCGCCGCGCGGACAGCGCCAGCGTCACGCTGGATAACGGCGAAACACTGGAGGCCCGCTTGCTGGTGGCCGCTGACGGCTCAAACTCTACACTGGCGCAGGCCTGTGGCATCCGTTGGCAGCGCGAGAGCTATCAGCAGGTCGGCGTGATCGCCAATATCACCACGAGTTTGCCACACGGCGGACGCGCTTTCGAACGTTTCACCGAGCACGGCCCGCTGGCACTGTTGCCAATGTCGAAAGGACGCAGTTCACTGGTGTGGTGCCATCCTATTGAAAAGCAGGCCGAAGTGAAGGGCTGGAGCGACGAACAGTTTTTATTTGAGCTACAGCAGGCCTTTGGCTGGCGTCTTGGGAAAATGCTGCAAACCGGCGCGCGTCACAGTTATCCCCTACAATTATTAACCGCCAGCGGGCATATCAGCCATCGTCTGGCGCTGGTTGGCAATGCGGCGCAAACGCTGCATCCGATCGCGGGTCAAGGCTTCAACCTTGGTCTGCGCGACGTAATGACCTTGAGCGAAACGCTCGCCGAAGCCTGGCAGCAACAGCAGGACATCGGCAGTTACCAGATTTTAAGCCGCTATCAACAGCGCCGTCAGCCTGACCAGCGGGCCACCGTCGGCATTACCGATGGCCTGGTGCGTTTGTTTGCCAACCGCTATACGCCGCTGGTCGCAGGGCGTAATCTTGGCCTGATGGCAATGGAGCGAATCCCTCCGCTGCGTGATGCATTTACCCGCCGTACCTTGGGCTGGACAGAACGCTGA
- the ubiI gene encoding FAD-dependent 2-octaprenylphenol hydroxylase, producing the protein MQSFDVVIAGGGMVGLALACSLSGSGLRIAVLENQQPDDTPLPEIPGVRVSAINAASERLLQHIGAWDNIIAQRANPYQGMEVWDRDSFGKIAFRSDEYGFSHLGHIIENQVIHRALWQRAEQLNDIELLAPAQLKNVAWGENEAFITLEDGRMLTTRLVVGADGAHSWLRQHADIPLTFWDYRHHALVATIRTDEAHQSVARQVFHGEGILAFLPLSDAHLSSIVWSVEPEEAERLAALSDAEFNKVLASTFDLRLGVCEVVSERQTFPLTGRYARSFAAQRLALIGDAAHTVHPLAGQGVNLGFMDVAELASEIKRLQREGKDFGQHMYLRRFERKRKHSAALMLAGMQGFRELFAGNNPAKKLLRDIGLTLADSLPGVKPKLLRQAMGLNDLPEYLQTKELQLK; encoded by the coding sequence ATGCAATCTTTTGATGTGGTTATCGCCGGTGGCGGCATGGTCGGACTGGCGCTGGCCTGTAGCCTGAGCGGCAGCGGCCTGCGTATTGCAGTACTCGAAAACCAGCAGCCTGACGACACTCCGCTGCCTGAAATTCCCGGCGTTCGCGTATCGGCAATCAACGCCGCCAGCGAGCGTTTGCTGCAACATATCGGAGCCTGGGACAATATCATCGCTCAGCGCGCCAATCCGTATCAAGGTATGGAAGTGTGGGATCGCGACAGCTTTGGCAAAATCGCGTTTCGCAGCGACGAGTACGGCTTTAGCCATCTCGGACACATTATCGAAAATCAGGTCATTCATCGCGCTCTGTGGCAACGCGCAGAGCAACTGAACGACATCGAGCTTCTGGCACCTGCGCAGTTGAAAAATGTCGCCTGGGGCGAGAATGAAGCTTTTATCACCCTTGAAGATGGCCGCATGCTGACCACGCGTCTCGTGGTGGGTGCCGACGGCGCGCATTCGTGGTTGCGCCAGCACGCCGATATCCCACTGACCTTCTGGGACTATCGCCATCATGCACTGGTAGCGACAATTCGCACCGACGAAGCGCACCAATCTGTGGCACGGCAAGTGTTCCACGGTGAAGGCATTCTGGCCTTTTTGCCGCTGTCCGATGCGCATCTGTCTTCTATTGTGTGGTCTGTCGAGCCTGAAGAGGCTGAGCGACTGGCGGCACTGTCTGATGCGGAATTTAACAAAGTTCTCGCCAGTACCTTTGACCTGCGCCTCGGTGTCTGTGAGGTGGTTAGCGAGCGGCAGACCTTCCCGCTCACGGGCCGCTATGCGCGCAGTTTTGCCGCCCAGCGTTTGGCTTTGATTGGCGACGCCGCGCACACTGTGCATCCTTTGGCCGGGCAGGGCGTGAATCTCGGATTTATGGACGTTGCCGAGTTGGCTTCAGAAATCAAACGCTTGCAGCGCGAAGGCAAAGACTTTGGTCAGCATATGTACCTGCGTCGTTTTGAACGCAAACGTAAACACAGCGCGGCGTTGATGCTGGCCGGCATGCAAGGTTTCCGTGAACTGTTTGCCGGCAATAATCCGGCGAAGAAATTACTGCGTGATATTGGTTTGACGCTAGCTGATTCTCTGCCGGGCGTGAAGCCAAAACTGCTGCGTCAGGCAATGGGGTTGAACGATCTTCCCGAGTATCTACAAACCAAAGAACTTCAGCTGAAATAA
- the gcvT gene encoding glycine cleavage system aminomethyltransferase GcvT, protein MTKQTRLYDQHVACGARMVDFHGWMMPLHYGSQMDEHHIVRRDAGMFDVSHMTIVDLHGARTREFLRYLLANDVAKLTQPGKALYTGMLNASGGVIDDLIVYFFNEDFFRLVVNSATREKDLAWISEHAKPYSIELTVRDDLALIAVQGPQAQERAQTLFTDEQKQAVSGMKPFFGVQAGSLFIATTGYTGEAGYEIALPQEEAADFWQKLLAAGVKPAGLGARDTLRLEAGMNLYGQEMDEAVSPLAANMGWTIAWQPEDRQFIGRDALEKQRAAGTEQLVGLIMTEKGVLRNELPVRFTDAAGNVQEGVITSGSFSPTLGYSIALARVPAGIGEQAIVQIRNREMPVRVTRAGFVRNGKSLM, encoded by the coding sequence ATGACAAAGCAGACTCGGTTATATGATCAACATGTTGCCTGTGGCGCACGAATGGTCGACTTTCACGGCTGGATGATGCCGCTGCATTACGGCTCCCAAATGGATGAACACCATATTGTTCGTCGCGATGCGGGTATGTTTGACGTTTCCCATATGACCATCGTCGATTTACACGGCGCACGCACCCGCGAATTCCTGCGTTATCTGCTGGCAAATGACGTGGCAAAATTGACTCAACCGGGCAAAGCGCTTTACACCGGCATGCTTAATGCGTCCGGCGGCGTAATCGATGATCTGATTGTTTATTTCTTTAACGAAGATTTCTTCCGTCTGGTCGTTAACTCCGCGACCCGTGAAAAAGATCTCGCGTGGATAAGCGAACACGCCAAACCGTATTCAATCGAGCTTACCGTTCGTGACGACCTGGCGCTGATCGCCGTGCAAGGCCCGCAGGCACAGGAACGCGCACAGACGCTGTTTACCGACGAGCAAAAACAGGCCGTCAGTGGCATGAAGCCATTCTTCGGCGTTCAGGCCGGTTCTCTGTTTATTGCCACTACCGGTTATACCGGCGAAGCGGGTTATGAAATTGCGCTCCCGCAAGAAGAAGCGGCTGATTTCTGGCAAAAGCTGCTGGCGGCGGGCGTGAAGCCTGCCGGACTGGGCGCTCGCGATACGCTGCGTCTGGAAGCTGGAATGAATTTATACGGGCAGGAAATGGACGAAGCCGTTTCACCACTGGCCGCCAATATGGGCTGGACTATCGCCTGGCAGCCGGAAGATCGTCAGTTTATTGGCCGCGATGCGCTGGAAAAACAGCGCGCCGCTGGCACCGAACAGCTGGTTGGTTTAATCATGACCGAAAAAGGTGTATTACGTAACGAGCTGCCGGTGCGTTTTACCGATGCTGCCGGTAATGTGCAGGAAGGCGTGATCACCAGCGGTTCTTTCTCGCCAACTTTAGGCTATAGCATTGCGTTGGCTCGTGTCCCGGCCGGGATTGGCGAGCAGGCGATTGTGCAGATCCGCAATCGTGAAATGCCGGTTCGAGTGACCAGGGCCGGCTTTGTTCGCAACGGTAAAAGCCTGATGTAA
- the gcvH gene encoding glycine cleavage system protein GcvH, which translates to MSNVPAELKYATSHEWVRSEGNGLYSVGITEHAQGLLGDMVFVDLPEVGRTVDAGEDCAVAESVKAASDIYSPISGEIVAINSELESSPELVNSAPYGEGFLFQIKASDEAELDNLLDAAGYQATLED; encoded by the coding sequence ATGAGCAATGTTCCAGCAGAATTGAAATACGCAACCTCTCACGAGTGGGTTCGTTCAGAAGGCAACGGCCTGTATAGCGTTGGCATTACCGAACACGCGCAAGGCTTGTTGGGCGATATGGTATTCGTCGATCTGCCAGAGGTTGGTCGCACCGTTGACGCGGGCGAAGACTGCGCAGTTGCAGAGTCCGTTAAAGCCGCATCCGACATTTATTCGCCAATTAGCGGTGAAATTGTGGCTATCAACAGCGAACTGGAATCCTCACCTGAGCTGGTTAACAGCGCGCCTTACGGCGAAGGCTTCCTGTTCCAGATTAAAGCTTCCGATGAAGCCGAGCTGGACAATCTTTTAGATGCAGCCGGATATCAGGCCACTCTGGAAGACTAA